The proteins below are encoded in one region of Bacillus alveayuensis:
- a CDS encoding cell division protein FtsB (product_source=COG2919; cath_funfam=1.25.40.150; cog=COG2919; superfamily=63411; transmembrane_helix_parts=Outside_1_14,TMhelix_15_37,Inside_38_167) has product MRIPPYYQKPSWQRFFVGMVFGAMISWGFFLYSYSVLQEKNVEIITKQKDTIKQLRKENKIWKEDIQKLNDQNEKLLTVQNIKVNIKNAERYKLDKIMEYLIKKHVEEDLSDLKAKDIESVINTRHLITKAIENEEFKVEDKEYKAKVSQLVISTTIIVEIEIVSVK; this is encoded by the coding sequence ATGAGAATCCCACCGTATTATCAAAAGCCATCTTGGCAGCGCTTTTTTGTTGGAATGGTTTTCGGAGCGATGATTAGCTGGGGATTTTTTTTATATTCATATAGTGTTCTTCAGGAAAAAAACGTCGAAATCATTACGAAGCAAAAAGATACCATTAAACAGTTGAGAAAAGAAAACAAAATTTGGAAGGAAGACATCCAAAAATTAAATGATCAAAACGAAAAATTATTAACTGTCCAAAATATAAAAGTGAACATTAAAAATGCTGAGCGTTATAAATTGGATAAAATTATGGAATACTTAATAAAAAAGCACGTTGAAGAAGATTTATCAGACTTGAAAGCGAAAGATATTGAAAGTGTGATTAACACTAGACATTTAATCACGAAAGCTATTGAAAATGAGGAATTTAAGGTGGAGGATAAAGAATATAAAGCAAAAGTATCACAACTTGTCATTTCTACAACGATTATTGTAGAAATCGAAATTGTTTCTGTAAAATAA